The window GGAGCAGCCATTTTCGATCTCGCTTCGAACAAGCTCAGACCCGACGGTTGGACTTCATCGGATGCCGCAGGCCTGCCAATCTTGCCCGCCATCGTGCGCTACGATGAGATTCAGCGCGGCGTGATCGATCACGCGCTCCGTTTCACCGTCACGCGTTCGCGCCGCGCCTACGTTTACCCTGCGACGCACTTTGCCAGCAAGCTGACCGACGAGAACTTACCGCGTATGGGCGAACGGTTTCGTCTGCGGAAGGACTTCGACACCTCAAAGTTCTCGCCCGAAGCGCGGGTGATCCTCGAAGCCCTCAAACGGTACGGCATGTTCATGGCAGACAACGGAATGGACTGGGGCTTGTCCGTCTCCGGGGACGAACGACTCCCGGTCTTCCACGAAGAGCTGCGAAGGGTCAAAGGCTCGGACTTCGAAGTCGTGACCCCGCCGCCGGGCTATACGGCGCCTTGACCTTCATCTCAAAGCCCAGTGGCACACTAGAAAACTCCGTATCCATGGCCGCTGCGAATGTTCGAGGGAAAGGTACGAAACGCGAATAGGGGACGCAGTTGTCTGCATCCCCCTTCGCGATTCATTTGCGAGTTAAAGGTTGGCGAGCGCGACTCCACCTATTACCGCATGGTCATGCGGAGGAAGCCGGCGAGCTTGGCTCCGTAGCCATAGGTTTTCTTGGTATTGAAGCTCGCCACGGTTTTGCCGTCCTCCCTTTTCAGCAATTGAGGCGGATGGGTGACCATGACCTGGGTTTGACCCGATTGGGCGCCGGACAGGTACCGCACCATGTGCAGTGAATCGTCGTCGAGCTGTCGAACAAACACTTTGTCAACTTGTCCTGTCGATTCGATCGTAACGGTGCCATCGAAGATGAAATCGGGCCCAGGCCGCCGGGTGAGTTGGATCCGAGCGTCAAAGCCGCACCAATTGCTGCGGAAGGTGCCGTTCCGCAGGTCGATATCACCGGCCTGGCTGGCCCGCGGTGTCAGTGACAGACCCAGCCCCACAGCGGCCAGGAGGGCGAAGTTGATCAGGCACCGACGAGCGAAAGGCCGGGTTGAGCCTTCGCCAGCTGGAGCGGAATTCGATTGGCTGGTGGCCACATTCAGCTGGTATTTTGGGTAAGCGGTCATGACTATTTTTCCTGAGTAGAAGGTTGGTGAAAGGAGCGATGCTTCGTTGAGCGAAGTTCGCCGCGATTTGTTACGGTGTAAACGAGAAAAAAGTGCATGCCTGGGTTTGCTGCTGTTTCCTGGGTGGCACGGGTTCATCCCGTGTCCGCTAGCCACTCGTGCGAGGGAGCGCGGCAGCGTCGGGTGGAGAACAGGCGCTCCTGAGGTAACGCCACGCTGGCGGCTGAGGCGAACTTGAGTTGGTATTCCTACTGGCTTGGCGAGTAGGCTTACCTCAGCCAAGTAGTAGCGCATCCCCGGCGCGCTGAGAAGATCCGCGAAGCGTACTACAACGCGATCGGCGGACTCCGCACCCTAATGACCGCGCTGGAAGTGGCTGACTCCGAATGCTCGACGCCGGAGATCGATCAGTTGCTTACCGAACACCTACTGGCCGCTCAGGCGCTGCAGATCATGAACAAGAGCCAGCTCGGACTGGTGTTGTAACCGCGAGCTCTACACGCCTACGTCGACCCGATAGGTCTGTCGACGGAACCCGCAGCGGCAAGATGCCAACGTTCATGTGCGCACTCCTTGGCAACGGTAGCTAGGAAAAAAATTGGGTTGCGCGGGTCGCGAATTCAAGCGATTCCGTTCCGAAACTAAGCGCCGGTAGAGTTGCGGCATGAAGGGAATGTGCCAAGTCAAATAGGGATGCGTGACGCGAGAAAAGCCGGACTTGAATTGAAATAGCGAATCGCGCTGCCCTCCCATGCCGCCACCCAAATGCAAACAATGATTGCCTCGTTGTTGAAAATGCAGCGCGGCCTGGTAAACCAGCAACTTCGTTGCCGCACATTCGAGCCCGCAGCGAGACGTGGCCTGCCAGTGGTGCTGCACCGTGCCGTGATACTCCAGAAATGCGCCGGCAGAGACGATCGTTCCCTGCCCGGTTTCCACGGTAGCCAGTTTCCAGCCGCCGACTTCTTCCCAGCGCGCTACATCGGCCGGCGTAAGAAAGCAGCACTCGTCGGCCCCTACTCGTTGCATCGTCTCTCGGTACAACCGCACAAAGTCTGACCAGGGAAGTGCTTCTTCATGCAGACGAAACCGCAATCCGGCTGCCGTCGCAGCTTGAATGTCGCTGCGATATTGACGGCGCACTTGCGGCCATAAGTGATTCGCAGGGTCTCCTAGCGCAAGCGAAATCGTTGTCCCGCGATGGCAGAAATAGCCTACGTCGGCAGATTCCAGCCCGAAATTCTCACTCAAGGGGTCTAAGCGAATGAAGCCAGATACGACGTTGCGTTCCTGCATCCTTCTCGACCACAGCTGCAACGCGCTGTGAAGAAAGGGTTCGTTACGGGAGTGTAATAACGGTCCACCATAACCACTTGGTGATTGCAGGTCCCACATGGCCTGCCCGCGATCGCTGCTGGGCAAATCTTCCACGCGTCGCAAGACGTAAGGAATGAACAAGAAATCGTCGCCATCCGACAACAACACCGCTTCAGCATGCCCGCCTGAGATCGCGGCCTCCACGGCCAGAAATCGCGGAGTGTGATAAATCTGATGAGGCACGCGTGTGAGGGCCGCGGCCCAGCACGGATTAACTGTTCGCCAGAAAGCGATTTTCATGAGAGTTTCGCTTGCTGCGACATGATTTCGCCGATCGAGAGGTTGCGCGCTGACTCGTCGATGAAATGATGTCGGTCGCGGCTGAACCCGAGCTTAAACGCCCCGCCAACTGCCAAGAATGAAACTGGAGAAATTCCCCACGAAGTGGCGCACCCATGCCATGCCGCTGACACTAAAAAAAATCCGCTCTCGGAAAATTGCCCATTGCAAATGTTCTGGCGGCGGACATTGAAGTCACATGAAACGATTCTGGACGATCAACACCGCTGGTATGAATCGATTCTGCCGCAGTGACTCTGGCAAGCTCACGAAAATGATCAATGTCGCTGCGTTACGAAAATTAAACCTCGTGCGAGTTGAACGACGACAGAGAGCACTCAATACTCAAACACAAACACAAACAGCCCACGGCTGAACTCGAAGTGCCTCGATGCGCCTCCCAGCCCCATGATCAGCGCAAAAATGCCATTGATCCGTTCTCGACTTTTCTTCTTCGACGGTTTCCAGTTGTCCGCCGCGTCCGTTTCGAGTGAGACATACGCCGCCATCCATGCTACCGACTCAAGTCATTCCGTCGGCCTTCGTTGACGTTCGACTTGGTCGATGTCCTCCTTCTTGATTGTGCCCGCATCGTACTTATCGAATTCACCTGGCTCAGGTAAGTGGATGACGAGTGAAGTGCACTCATCGAAGCGGAGCAACCCGCCTTCGAACTCGCAGGCGAGTACGTGTCCACCGATCGTTTTTTCATCGTTCAAGAAATGCCAATGATATCCCGCGACGTTGAGCGTCCCGATCCAGGGAGGGCAGCGAAGACCGACAAGCGTGCCGCGCACTTTGTGGTGTTGCCAAGTTACTTGGTGTTTGACGACGTTGACCAACGGCTGATAAGGCGGTGACTGGGCAGGCACGCTGCGGAGAGTGAGTTCTGCGAAGTCCCCGTCAATTCGGATCGCATAAGGCGCGTTGCGGCGAGGCAACTTGCGATCGAGTTGTGAGTCCAAGTCATCGAGTGTGGCCGCAGCAAAGTTATCAATGCGGCCATCTTCATCAAAGAACGTTACTGCAGCAAACGGTGTCGTGCCATCAAGGTCTGCGGCGCGGATGGTGCCATCTGCGAGCGCTTGGTACACCTTGCCCTCCAGCACGATCATTTCGCCATCGAGTCGGCTGAACGTACCTATGCCAAAATCGCCGCCAGCAAGCACTTCGCGGAGTGGTGGCCCGCCTACGTAGTCGCCCGATGCGAGGGCGGCAACCAAGGAGAATCGCACTAGCGCGTCGTCCACTTTCAGCTGAGGGGCACGCGCATGTTTTACTGCCGGCTCAGGCGAGGACGAGCAACCTACACCGAGCACCGTCATGATTACGATCCAACTCGCCATCGAGCCAAACATTGGTGAAAGGCACGTGATTTCTCGATCAATTGTGGGTGTAGAGGTAGCTTCGTGCATGAGACATTTCCAGTCTTCGAAAATCTGCGGTGGTTCAGGCGACTGTGAAAGCTAGCCGAAGCTCGCACTTGCCGAATGGACATTTCTACCGTCGCCCGAGAGCACACTAAGTTACTGTTTTTTTGTGAACTCGCTCCAGAACGATCACTTTGCGCGTTTGGCAAACTGCCAACCAACCGCCGAAGCTCAACGTCAAAAAGAACGAGGCGTATCCAAGCATTGCAACTGGCGTTGCTCCCGGAATGTTCTTGGTGGCCAGTCCATAAGCCTCGAACATCAGATAAACAGAGAGAACCAACGCCACTGGAGCAGCCAGGAGCATGCCAATTACCGCGGAAGCGAATGCTGGGCGTCGCTGCTGGATGTAATTATCCGCCCCCATGAGAACGCAAAAAATGGCGGCGACTCCGACCGAAACAGCGGTTGGCACTGCGATCGAGCGCGCACCGATCTCTGCGAAGAAAGTGACGGTCGCAAAGAACATCGCTCCGCCGAGGGCTGCGGATGACGGAATGACGAAGGTGGACGCTATGGCCGGAACAGGGTTGGGCTCTCGAACACGATAGTCATCTGCAATTCCGCGGGGCGATTCATACGGATTCGGTAACATTCCAAAATTGTAGCAGGCCTGAAGTCAATGCAGCTTCCCAAAACCCCAAGGATGTCTTCTCCGGATAGTAGCGCACCTAGGCGGTTCAGGTGGGTCTCGGTGTGCCTTCGTGGTGTTTTTGAATTTCGACGACCGGTAGTAAAGAACGCGGGAAGATAAATCAATGAGGCTCTGTCACACTGATGACTCTCAAGTGTCCAAGGAGGACGCAGGCATCTCGTTGCCATTCGAACCGTGAGTCAAGGAGTCAGTCATGTTCAATCCCTTCACAGAGATCACAGACGGATCGGACGATGCCGATTTGGTGAAGAAGGCCAAGGATGGAGGACGTGACGCGTTAGAAGCACTCATTCTTCGGCACCAGGCATGGATCTATAACATCGCGGTGCGAATGGTCTTCCTACCTCAGGATGCTGAGGAGGTGACGCAGGAAGTGCTCATCAAGGCCATTACCCGTCTCAGCACGTTTCAGGGCGACAGCCAGTTCCGCACCTGGCTGTATCGCATCACGACGAACCACGTGCTGAACATGAAGCGTCGTGGCGCGGAAGCTCAGCCGCAGACATTCGCCTCATACGCCGCCGCCATCAACAGCACTCCCGATCTGGATTTGCCCGATCCGAAAAGCATGCCTGTGGATGTGCCTCTGCTCGTTGAAGAAGCCAAGATCAGCTGCACGACGGGCATGCTGCTGTGTCTGGATCGCAAGCAGCGGTTGATATTCACGCTGGGCGAAATCTTGGGTGTTAGCGATACCATCGGGAGTGAGATATTAGAGATGACGGCTGACAACTTTCGGCAGAGCCTCGCTCGTGCACGCCGCGACCTTTACCAGTTCATGAACAGTCAGTGCGGACTGGTGAATGCGAATAACCCCTGCCGATGCTCAAAGAAGACGAATGGGTTCATCAACGCTGGTCACGTTGATCCTAACCACTTGTTGTTCGTTCCATTGCGCGTGCAGCGGGTCAAGGAAGCCGCTGCCGACACAGTGCGCAAGATCGACAGTATCGTTGACGGTGACTACGCAGCTATCTATCGCGATCACCCATTTCTTCAGCCTTCGGACCAAGTCCAATCACTCCGGCGAATTCTGGATCGACCGGATGTCCGCACGGCGCTGCACCTCGCCTAAGAATTTTCATATCGATCTGTCACAGTCCGCCTTCCGACGTGTCTACGGGATTGTGTGAGTAATCTTCGTAACTCGTGTGGAGGTAGAAATGATGTCGAACCTGGCAGGCAAAGTCGCACTGGTTACCGGTGCGTCAAAAGGAATCGGTGCTGGAATCGCAAAGGGGCTGGCATCGGCGGGGGCGTCGGTCGTGGTGAATTATGCGACCGATCGGAAAGGGGCAGAAGCCGTTGTTGACGCGATCAAAAAGTCCAACGGACGGGCTGTTGCGATTCAAGGTGATGTTGCCAATTCAACCGACGTGGCGCGGATGTTTGCCGAGGTCAGTGCGGCCTACGGAGTGATCGACATCCTGGTGAACAATGCGGGGGTCTACAGGTCCATGCCTCTTGAGTCGATGACTGAGGAGGAATTCCATCGTGAGATGAACATCAACTTACTCGGCCCACTACTAACGATCCGGGAGTCGCTCAAGCATTTCGGCGCGAAGGGCGGAAGCGTCATCAACATTGGTTCCGCAGCATCATCAATGCACCCACCGAACTACTCGGTGTATTGCGCGAGCAAGAGCGCGTTGGACGCGGTCACGGGCGTACTAGCGAAAGAGCTGGCAGCGAGGAAGATTCGCGTGAACTCAATCAATCCCGGGGCCACGCTCAGTGAAGGAACTCAGGCAGCAGGAATGTTCGGAGTCGGAAGTGACTTCGAGAAACAGTTGGTCGCCATGACGCCGCTGGGACGTGTCGGCACGCCTGCCGACATCGCCAAGATCGCCGCCTTTCTCGCCTCGGACGACTCCTGCTGGGTGACTGGTGAGATCATTATTGCATCCGGCGGGCTTCGCTGATTCGCGTTCCATCTGACTTCGAAGAAAACAGGAGATGCCAATGCCTGCATATATCGTGTTCACGCGTGAAAAGACAATCGACCAGTCAGAGCTAGAAGCCTATTGGTCCCAAGCCCCTGCTGCGCTGGAGGGCTGGCCAATCAAGGTCCTCGCCGCCTACGGGCGACACGTGACGCTCGAAGGTCCGGAGGTTGAAGGTGTGGTCGTCGCCGAGTTCCCATCGGTCGAGGAGGCTCGCGCTTGGTATTACAGCCCGGCTTATCAAGACGTCGTCCAATACCGCTTCCGGGGAGCGGTATACCGTGGCCTAATCGTCGAGGGCGTTTGATCGTACGCATTCTCGAGAACGCGGAATACGGTTCGAGCCTGACTTGAATAGATGCTGTGGCAAATAATCAGCCGCATGACTGCTGCACATTAACCGCTTCGGTCCGACACACGTCCGACACACCGAGGTAGAAGATTAGGTCAGTGTGGCTACCCCGACTTGGTAGTGCTGGATTAAGTGGACCTAGGCGGGGAAGGCGGAATTAAGGGGAATGACTAGCGCGAACCGAGCCGCAGAAGGTTAGTCGCAGGATCGTTCCACGACTCAGGTCTCAGTTTCCGGTCGATCTGCTCCAGCGGCCAGAAAATTCGCTCTGCGTAGTCGTAGCCCATTCGGTAGTTATTGAACTGGCCCGGGATGTGATACCCTGGCACCACCAGCGCCAGATAACTCCCCACGTACAGCACCGGCAAGAGCAGCAGAACAGTGGCGATGATGGGAGCGGCGTGTTTCCTCATGAACCCACGCCTTGCTATTTTTTCGTGAGGAAGGCGGCGATTTCCTGCGAGTCCTTTTTCAGCTCCTCAATCGTTTGCAGGAGGGCGGTCGGGTTCTGCGTTCTACCGATATCCAGTTCCGGCCCGACCGTTTTCGCTTTCGTGAAGACACGCTTCAGCTTGCCGTCTGTGCCTACCAGAAAAACGGGAGGCGTTTCGGTCGCATACTCCTCGCCGTTGATCGTCAACTTTTCCGAGGTCAATTCCAACGTGTTCTTGTCAGACTTGTAAGCGTAAGCCATGTCGATCACAAAATTCCCCATTTCGTATTTCCAGGCAATATTCGCGTGATCGGGGGCTTCTGTGATAACGTTCCCTTTCCCAAAGCCAAAAATCTCGGCTTTCGGAGCGTCGGGGGCAAACAGAAGGATGTACGTGTAATGTGTCTCGCCACTCGGTCTCTTCTGAGCTCCAAAGCAAATCGTCGGACGCTCATCCAGGAACACCATCATGCAGCCGATGAACCCGCGCGACGTGTCGTTCTTGGGACGCCCGGCCATTCCAACGCTATGCGTCATTTTGGGGCTCTGGGCGAGAGCGAGGGCTGCCGAACAAAAGAGCCACAGACAGCAAGCCAGACAAGTTCGCATGTTCATGACGTGCTCCGCGAACGAAAGGAGAAACCATTTGCGGCTGATTTTCTGCCATGCGCGATAACGATGCAACTAGAACCAGCAGCACGACGGCGACGATCAGGGGTGCGCGGGATTCGCGTTTCATGGCGCGGTTTGGCCGGTGAGGAATTGGGGGTTCATTCTGTCGAACCTTGGACCATACTGCTTCAGCAAAAAGTGGGCGAACCACGAATTCGCGCTGGCTCTGCACTTCGCGCACTTCAATTTCTGCCGCGCTCACAAGACGCTGAGCAAGGGAAAGAATCAACCGCACACGCCAGCGATGGCCAGCGGATTGGCCAGCAC is drawn from Anatilimnocola floriformis and contains these coding sequences:
- a CDS encoding DUF1330 domain-containing protein — translated: MPAYIVFTREKTIDQSELEAYWSQAPAALEGWPIKVLAAYGRHVTLEGPEVEGVVVAEFPSVEEARAWYYSPAYQDVVQYRFRGAVYRGLIVEGV
- a CDS encoding SDR family NAD(P)-dependent oxidoreductase, translating into MSNLAGKVALVTGASKGIGAGIAKGLASAGASVVVNYATDRKGAEAVVDAIKKSNGRAVAIQGDVANSTDVARMFAEVSAAYGVIDILVNNAGVYRSMPLESMTEEEFHREMNINLLGPLLTIRESLKHFGAKGGSVINIGSAASSMHPPNYSVYCASKSALDAVTGVLAKELAARKIRVNSINPGATLSEGTQAAGMFGVGSDFEKQLVAMTPLGRVGTPADIAKIAAFLASDDSCWVTGEIIIASGGLR
- the budA gene encoding acetolactate decarboxylase, producing MRFSLVAALASGDYVGGPPLREVLAGGDFGIGTFSRLDGEMIVLEGKVYQALADGTIRAADLDGTTPFAAVTFFDEDGRIDNFAAATLDDLDSQLDRKLPRRNAPYAIRIDGDFAELTLRSVPAQSPPYQPLVNVVKHQVTWQHHKVRGTLVGLRCPPWIGTLNVAGYHWHFLNDEKTIGGHVLACEFEGGLLRFDECTSLVIHLPEPGEFDKYDAGTIKKEDIDQVERQRRPTE
- a CDS encoding RNA polymerase sigma factor, with the protein product MFNPFTEITDGSDDADLVKKAKDGGRDALEALILRHQAWIYNIAVRMVFLPQDAEEVTQEVLIKAITRLSTFQGDSQFRTWLYRITTNHVLNMKRRGAEAQPQTFASYAAAINSTPDLDLPDPKSMPVDVPLLVEEAKISCTTGMLLCLDRKQRLIFTLGEILGVSDTIGSEILEMTADNFRQSLARARRDLYQFMNSQCGLVNANNPCRCSKKTNGFINAGHVDPNHLLFVPLRVQRVKEAAADTVRKIDSIVDGDYAAIYRDHPFLQPSDQVQSLRRILDRPDVRTALHLA